GGGGAGAACGCCGTCGCATTGGTGAAGGCGAGGAAGACATAGTCGACGAAGCCCGGCAGCCAGTTGCGCAGATCGCTGTCGTTCAATGTCATCTGCGGAAACAGGAAATCGGACTGGGCGCGCTTGACCAGGCCGCAGGTCGGCGGGCCGCCCCGGTCGGTGCTCCAGAACCACAGCGCGAAGACGATGACGTTGGTGACCCAGATGTTCAGGGCGTCAACGAGGAGGGTGGTTCCGCCACCGGCATGGCCCGCCAGCAGAGCGCGCACCAACAGGAACAGCGAACCGCAATTCATGATGCTGATGACGCCGGTCATGACCAGGGCTGCCCTGCGGATCAGCACGCGAAACTCGCCGATCGAATGCCATTGATGATCCTGGGCGGCTTTTCTGGCCTCGGCCTGTGTCCAGGCCGTCGCCACCGACAAGGGTACCAGCAGCGCCGTTTCCAGGGCCGGCGCCAGCCAGCGCGGCCCAAACGACAGATCGTTGATGACCAGAAGCTGCAGGCAGATGATCACCAGCACCGCCGCGCGCGCCAGCCAGAAGTCCAGGGCACGATGGTGGATGACGGCATGCTGGCTCATCGCAGGATCCTGTGAATGAGAAAATCTTGATGAAGGGGAATCTCGAAGGCGGCGTGGGCCCGATATCGATCAGATGTAGGCGAAGCCTGCCGCGACGAGGCCCAATGCGCCCAGAACCAGCGAGCCAATCCACGGCCAACGCTTGCCGTGCATGATGATCGATAGCGTCGCGACGGCAATGGAGATGTGCAGCACCGTTACTGCAAATGTCAGGATGTGGTGCCTTTTCGCGTGGGCGTCGCTGTCGCGCAGTTTCTCGTCGACCTGTTTCTCATAATCCTGCGCCTTGACCTGTATGTCGGCGCTGTCGGCCTCGTTGCGCTTGGCGTCGGCCTGAAACTGGGCGGCGGCAGGCCCGCCCATGGCGGCGGCGATTTCATAGCTGTT
The nucleotide sequence above comes from Mesorhizobium shangrilense. Encoded proteins:
- a CDS encoding DUF4337 family protein is translated as MAMEDATQEHLENAEHAEHAAHEGNPFLTTVSVTIAVLAVMAATVGSFESLETADTINDKSEAAYLQNKASDQWSFFQAKSIKKNSYEIAAAMGGPAAAQFQADAKRNEADSADIQVKAQDYEKQVDEKLRDSDAHAKRHHILTFAVTVLHISIAVATLSIIMHGKRWPWIGSLVLGALGLVAAGFAYI